A genomic segment from Rhodospirillum centenum SW encodes:
- a CDS encoding phage tail tape measure C-terminal domain-containing protein, producing the protein MTDRTIAVRLAAIGGDRVRAELREVGTTGERALQRIEQASRPASRALQAVDAAAGEVRGGAEALAGRLGPAGAALAALGPVGLAAAAAMGVLSLGITEGLRAAGEAEQSYRRLEAVLKATGQSAGLTADQIAAFADGQEAATLASAEAVQDAAAVLATFRSVAGDTFTRALTLAGDMAAVFGGDLSSAAMQLGKALEDPVEGLSALRRVGVSFTGSQAEVIRSLVETGQVAEAQRLILDALEQQVGGAAAAEAGGVTGAANRLSDAWGKLLEAIGKTPAVAWPAEAVLDLLARAADGLAGLFEDTPIEQRIVALNRRLVEAQDRAAEIQGIVDAAGGRFGQRRLADARADVARLETDLEALIAEARRQADAVDADQRQADGGRARAEAERRAEIIADWRRRLDDGLAQPANDPAERIARVNAELDRTRQALEALRSPDGGNADAVDAALAKAEELARRRIAQIEQPDRDRAAREQEAETKRRQAALDAIDGQIAALSRERDAVALSARERAIQTELLRAEETARRGGIALTEAQREAIHAEAGANYDAAAATAERNRLLEEGSRLTESLLDPTERYQAELARLQTLLEAGVLSWETYQRAVERAAQADPETQKRNRLLEQGAWLTERLLSPTEQYAATIAKLNDLQAAGAITAESRARAEEQAADLVLAASRRWQDGAIRGLKDYADEAGNAALQVERVMMRAFGRLEDALVDLVMRQKLNFADLLNAIAEDFARMMIRMSITAPLAQAASGAIAGIFHEGGTAGGAAPGRAVPAAAFLAAPRLHTGTVPWLAPDEIPAILQRGEIVLNRAQSAAVASAGARTEAGTSGPVYVIQVDARGADDPDAVAMRVEAAVDQALAARLPGVVKAAAGVARSQVADEWSRRGGRFG; encoded by the coding sequence ATGACCGACCGTACCATCGCCGTGCGCCTCGCCGCCATCGGCGGTGACCGGGTGCGGGCGGAGCTGCGCGAGGTTGGCACCACCGGGGAACGGGCGCTCCAGCGCATCGAGCAGGCCTCCCGGCCGGCCTCACGCGCCCTGCAGGCCGTGGATGCCGCCGCCGGTGAGGTCCGCGGCGGGGCGGAGGCGCTGGCGGGGCGGCTGGGGCCGGCGGGGGCGGCGCTGGCCGCCCTGGGGCCGGTGGGGCTGGCGGCAGCGGCGGCCATGGGCGTGCTCAGCCTCGGCATCACCGAGGGGCTGAGGGCGGCCGGCGAGGCCGAACAGTCCTACCGCCGCCTGGAGGCGGTGCTGAAGGCCACTGGCCAGTCCGCCGGGCTGACCGCCGACCAGATCGCCGCCTTCGCCGACGGCCAGGAGGCGGCGACGTTGGCCAGCGCGGAAGCGGTGCAGGATGCGGCGGCCGTGCTCGCCACCTTCCGCTCGGTGGCCGGCGACACCTTCACCCGCGCCTTGACCCTGGCCGGCGACATGGCGGCGGTGTTCGGCGGTGACCTGTCGTCCGCGGCCATGCAGTTGGGCAAGGCGCTGGAGGACCCGGTCGAGGGCCTGAGTGCCCTGCGGCGGGTCGGTGTGTCCTTCACCGGCAGCCAGGCCGAGGTGATCCGCAGCCTGGTCGAGACCGGGCAGGTCGCCGAGGCGCAACGCCTCATCCTGGATGCGCTGGAGCAACAGGTGGGCGGGGCGGCGGCGGCCGAGGCCGGCGGCGTCACCGGGGCGGCCAACCGGCTGTCGGACGCATGGGGCAAGCTGCTGGAAGCGATCGGCAAGACACCGGCCGTAGCATGGCCGGCCGAGGCAGTGCTCGACCTGCTGGCGCGGGCGGCTGACGGCTTGGCCGGCCTGTTCGAGGACACGCCGATCGAGCAGCGCATCGTCGCCCTGAACCGCCGGCTGGTGGAGGCGCAGGACCGGGCGGCGGAGATCCAGGGGATCGTCGACGCCGCCGGTGGACGCTTCGGCCAACGCCGGCTGGCCGACGCCCGCGCCGACGTGGCCCGCCTGGAAACCGACCTGGAGGCGCTGATCGCCGAGGCCCGCCGGCAGGCGGACGCCGTCGATGCCGACCAGCGGCAGGCCGACGGGGGCCGCGCCCGTGCCGAGGCCGAACGGCGGGCGGAGATCATCGCCGACTGGCGCCGGCGGCTCGACGACGGTCTGGCCCAACCGGCGAACGACCCGGCCGAGCGCATCGCCCGCGTTAACGCCGAACTTGACCGCACGCGCCAAGCGCTGGAGGCCCTGCGCAGCCCGGACGGCGGCAATGCCGACGCCGTGGACGCGGCACTCGCCAAGGCCGAGGAGCTGGCGCGGCGGCGGATCGCGCAGATCGAACAGCCCGACCGCGACCGGGCGGCCCGCGAACAGGAGGCCGAGACCAAGCGGCGGCAGGCCGCCCTGGACGCCATCGACGGCCAGATCGCCGCCCTGTCCCGCGAGCGGGATGCAGTCGCCCTGTCCGCCCGCGAGCGGGCCATCCAGACCGAACTACTGCGCGCCGAAGAAACCGCACGGCGCGGCGGTATCGCCCTGACCGAGGCGCAGCGGGAGGCGATCCATGCAGAAGCCGGCGCCAATTACGATGCCGCCGCCGCGACGGCTGAGCGCAACCGGCTGCTGGAGGAAGGATCGCGGCTGACCGAAAGCCTGCTCGACCCGACCGAACGCTATCAGGCGGAACTGGCGCGGCTCCAGACCCTGCTGGAGGCCGGCGTCCTCTCCTGGGAGACCTACCAGCGGGCCGTGGAGCGGGCGGCACAGGCCGATCCGGAGACCCAGAAGCGCAACCGCCTGCTGGAACAGGGGGCGTGGCTTACCGAGCGGCTGCTGTCGCCGACCGAACAGTACGCCGCCACCATCGCCAAGCTGAATGACTTGCAGGCGGCCGGCGCCATCACCGCCGAGAGCCGGGCGCGTGCCGAGGAACAGGCGGCCGACCTGGTGCTGGCCGCCAGCCGGCGCTGGCAGGACGGCGCGATCCGCGGGCTGAAGGACTATGCCGACGAGGCCGGGAACGCCGCCCTCCAGGTCGAGCGGGTGATGATGCGGGCCTTCGGGCGGCTGGAGGACGCGCTGGTCGATCTGGTCATGCGCCAGAAGCTCAATTTCGCCGACCTGCTGAACGCCATCGCCGAGGATTTCGCGCGGATGATGATCCGCATGTCCATCACCGCCCCCTTGGCGCAGGCGGCCTCGGGCGCCATCGCCGGCATCTTCCACGAGGGCGGCACGGCGGGCGGGGCCGCCCCCGGACGGGCGGTGCCGGCAGCGGCCTTCCTGGCCGCACCCCGTCTGCACACCGGCACCGTGCCCTGGCTGGCGCCGGACGAGATCCCGGCCATCCTGCAACGGGGCGAGATCGTGTTGAACCGGGCGCAGTCCGCCGCCGTGGCGTCCGCCGGGGCGCGCACCGAGGCCGGCACATCGGGACCAGTCTATGTGATCCAGGTCGATGCCCGCGGCGCCGACGATCCCGACGCGGTGGCGATGCGGGTGGAGGCGGCGGTGGATCAGGCGCTGGCGGCCCGGCTGCCGGGGGTGGTCAAGGCGGCGGCCGGCGTCGCGCGGTCGCAGGTGGCCGACGAATGGAGCCGGCGCGGAGGGCGCTTCGGGTGA
- a CDS encoding DUF6950 family protein encodes MTRLPDWPERLDQVVEAARHSTFAWGRVDCCLFAADAVAAVTGVDPAAPWRGTYADVRTAARLLARMGGLEATAAGMARHHGWPETPPAFLGRGDVALVRLDDGRQALAVCLGAALVLPAARGLATLERDRVLTGWRIG; translated from the coding sequence ATGACCCGGTTGCCCGACTGGCCGGAACGGCTCGACCAAGTGGTCGAGGCCGCGCGGCACAGCACCTTCGCCTGGGGGCGGGTCGACTGCTGCCTGTTCGCCGCCGACGCAGTCGCGGCGGTCACCGGCGTCGATCCGGCCGCCCCGTGGCGGGGGACCTATGCCGATGTCCGCACGGCCGCCCGCCTGCTGGCGCGGATGGGGGGCCTGGAAGCAACCGCTGCCGGCATGGCCCGCCACCACGGCTGGCCCGAGACGCCCCCGGCCTTCCTCGGCCGGGGCGACGTGGCCCTGGTGCGGCTGGACGACGGCCGCCAGGCACTCGCCGTCTGCCTGGGCGCCGCCCTGGTCCTGCCCGCCGCGCGCGGACTGGCCACGCTGGAGCGCGACCGGGTGCTGACGGGCTGGAGGATCGGCTGA
- a CDS encoding phage tail protein, giving the protein MPPAVIAVGASIAGSAAAAAVGGGVIGAIVGATVTVGVSYLGNRIVGPPKAPAVDLGQSMLDARSGRTQMLVQPVTSHRVVYGEVRVGGPLVFAHTRTEGGGSKLDMLHLVVVHAAHEVESLGAVWFGDTAIMLDGGGAATAAPWAGKVQVWSHAGLPDQGADAVLVAEGGGRWTHNHRLRGRAYTHLRLRYDPEAFAGGIPNLSRLVRGRKLWDPRDGATRWSANAALCILDYLMAPWGLAAGPDEIDLAGWIAQANICDEPVATLTGAEPRYTCNGVLDLAGRPLDNLESLLTSCAGRLSFTGGKWRLAVGAWQPPTVILGENELRAPVTYRPWRSRRDLVNTVRGAFTSPAHNWQPTDYPPVADAPSIATDDGEAALTLDLPFTTSHTMAQRIARIALRQNRRQKSLDWPANLAGLRLAAGYPVAVSLGRLGLAGTPFRVETWRLTEEMGVDLALAEDAAEVYAHDPSWLKAM; this is encoded by the coding sequence ATGCCGCCGGCCGTCATCGCCGTCGGCGCCTCCATCGCAGGGTCCGCCGCCGCGGCGGCCGTGGGCGGGGGGGTGATCGGCGCCATCGTCGGCGCCACGGTCACCGTGGGCGTGTCCTATCTCGGTAACCGCATCGTCGGCCCGCCCAAGGCCCCGGCGGTCGACCTCGGCCAGTCCATGCTGGACGCCCGCAGCGGCCGCACGCAGATGCTGGTGCAGCCGGTGACCAGCCACCGCGTGGTCTACGGCGAGGTGCGCGTCGGCGGCCCGCTGGTCTTCGCCCACACCCGGACCGAGGGCGGGGGCAGCAAGCTCGACATGCTGCATCTGGTCGTCGTCCACGCCGCCCATGAGGTGGAAAGTCTGGGCGCGGTCTGGTTCGGCGACACCGCCATCATGCTGGACGGCGGCGGGGCGGCCACCGCGGCCCCCTGGGCCGGCAAGGTCCAGGTCTGGAGCCATGCCGGCCTCCCCGACCAGGGGGCCGACGCCGTGCTGGTGGCGGAGGGCGGGGGGCGCTGGACGCACAATCACCGCCTGCGCGGGCGGGCCTACACCCATCTGCGCCTGCGCTACGATCCGGAGGCCTTCGCCGGCGGCATCCCCAACCTGAGCCGGTTGGTGCGCGGGCGCAAACTCTGGGATCCGCGCGACGGCGCCACCCGCTGGTCGGCCAATGCCGCGCTGTGCATCCTCGACTACCTGATGGCGCCCTGGGGGCTGGCCGCCGGCCCCGACGAGATCGACCTCGCCGGCTGGATCGCCCAGGCCAACATCTGCGACGAGCCGGTGGCGACCCTGACCGGGGCCGAACCCCGCTACACCTGCAACGGCGTGCTCGATCTGGCGGGCCGGCCGCTGGACAATCTGGAATCCCTGCTGACCAGCTGCGCCGGGCGGCTCAGCTTCACCGGCGGCAAGTGGCGGCTGGCGGTGGGGGCGTGGCAGCCACCGACCGTCATCCTGGGGGAGAACGAGCTGCGGGCGCCGGTGACCTACCGGCCCTGGCGCTCGCGGCGCGATCTGGTCAACACCGTGCGCGGCGCCTTCACCAGCCCGGCCCACAACTGGCAGCCGACCGACTATCCGCCGGTCGCCGACGCCCCTTCCATCGCCACCGACGATGGCGAGGCGGCGCTGACCCTCGATCTGCCCTTCACCACCTCCCACACCATGGCCCAGCGCATCGCCCGCATCGCGCTGCGCCAGAACCGCCGCCAGAAGAGCCTGGACTGGCCCGCCAATCTGGCCGGGCTGCGGCTGGCGGCGGGCTATCCGGTGGCGGTGTCGCTGGGGCGCCTCGGGCTCGCCGGCACGCCCTTCCGGGTGGAGACCTGGCGGCTGACCGAGGAGATGGGCGTCGATCTGGCGCTCGCCGAGGACGCCGCCGAGGTCTACGCCCACGATCCCTCCTGGCTGAAGGCCATGTAG
- a CDS encoding phage-related pre-neck appendage protein codes for MASAIDDVLIPGQPVDKQRLRDYLRGREIAVPQSYGGIPDGVSDCSDAIEAALAASSTVLLVPGTYRVSRPVVLGYGQTLMGVGEGSVLQARPDPFDGAAPIYSQTGWNAVEVVDGYASLRDLRIVGGAAGIKLVGRDGACVKTVIENVSIWDAVIGIVLDGYDNPDRPCYWNHIARTLVARPQLHGVLLTVDSAGDTPNANKFHDVRVYSLAAPMAGCGFFISAGRFNNSFVDCEANLHPNAESCFRLGFSTDQNLIVNFYAESLGPVPGIRIDGGSQNTAILNLFSATGGAPIWDTTGARRYTAFNAGHPVKNHLKRTELTEARIGRLELETAFTEGVATVTLDPARAVHLISAWTGPVTAELPDPHPLNGVVLVVKKSDSGPHAVTVTQAGGGGPDADPVRLGRRGDHVVVVSNSAAWHIIAARYDRPAAAWPNPSGTAFTRSLNADASTLADVRAVLRALILDLKTAGILS; via the coding sequence ATGGCATCCGCCATCGACGACGTGCTGATCCCCGGCCAGCCGGTGGACAAGCAGCGCCTGCGCGACTACCTGCGCGGCCGGGAGATCGCCGTGCCGCAGAGCTACGGCGGCATCCCCGACGGTGTGTCCGACTGCTCCGACGCCATCGAGGCAGCACTCGCCGCCTCGTCCACCGTGCTGCTGGTGCCGGGTACCTACCGCGTCTCGCGGCCCGTCGTGCTCGGCTATGGCCAAACCCTGATGGGGGTGGGTGAGGGCTCCGTCCTCCAGGCACGGCCCGATCCCTTCGACGGGGCGGCCCCCATTTACAGCCAGACCGGCTGGAACGCGGTGGAGGTGGTGGACGGCTACGCCTCCCTCCGCGACCTGCGCATCGTCGGCGGGGCTGCCGGCATCAAGCTGGTCGGCCGCGACGGTGCTTGCGTCAAGACGGTGATCGAGAACGTCTCGATCTGGGATGCGGTGATCGGCATCGTGCTGGACGGGTACGACAATCCCGACCGGCCCTGCTACTGGAACCACATCGCCCGCACCCTGGTCGCCCGGCCGCAGTTGCATGGCGTGCTGCTGACCGTGGACTCCGCCGGCGACACGCCCAACGCCAACAAGTTCCACGATGTCCGCGTCTATTCCCTGGCGGCACCCATGGCCGGCTGCGGGTTCTTCATCTCGGCCGGGCGGTTCAACAACAGCTTCGTCGACTGCGAAGCCAACCTACACCCCAATGCGGAGTCCTGCTTTCGGCTGGGGTTTTCGACCGACCAGAACCTGATCGTCAACTTCTACGCCGAGAGCCTGGGGCCGGTGCCGGGCATCCGCATCGACGGCGGCTCGCAGAACACCGCCATCCTCAACCTGTTCTCCGCCACCGGTGGGGCGCCGATCTGGGACACTACCGGCGCCCGCCGCTACACCGCCTTCAACGCCGGCCATCCGGTCAAGAACCACCTGAAGCGCACCGAACTGACCGAGGCGCGCATCGGGCGGCTGGAACTGGAGACCGCCTTCACCGAGGGTGTGGCGACCGTCACCCTCGATCCGGCACGGGCCGTCCACCTGATCAGCGCCTGGACTGGACCGGTCACCGCCGAACTGCCCGACCCGCACCCGCTGAACGGTGTGGTGCTGGTGGTCAAGAAGAGCGACAGCGGTCCCCATGCCGTGACCGTCACCCAGGCCGGCGGCGGCGGTCCCGACGCCGACCCGGTCCGGCTCGGCCGGCGCGGCGACCATGTCGTCGTCGTCTCCAACAGCGCCGCCTGGCACATCATCGCCGCCCGCTACGACCGCCCCGCCGCCGCCTGGCCCAATCCCTCCGGCACCGCCTTCACCCGCAGCCTGAACGCCGACGCCTCCACCCTGGCGGACGTCCGCGCCGTGCTGCGCGCCCTGATCCTGGACCTGAAGACTGCCGGGATCCTGTCCTGA
- a CDS encoding phage Gp37/Gp68 family protein, with protein sequence MSTSSKIEWTEQTWNPTTGCTKISPGCKHCYAEVMARRLHAMGAAGYENGFKLALHPERLAQPLARRKPTVYFVNSMSDLFHRDIPDTFLDDVFAVIGRTPQHTYQILTKRAERLTEYFASRRCPPNVWLGVSVEDREYGVPRIDYLRRVEAQVRFLSIEPLLEDLGAFDLSGIHWVIVGGESGHKARPMEEVWVENIKRQADSASVAFFFKQWGGWGADGVKRHKKANGRVFKGRTWNAYPEINTAY encoded by the coding sequence GTGAGTACCAGTTCGAAGATCGAATGGACCGAGCAGACGTGGAACCCGACGACGGGCTGTACGAAGATATCCCCCGGCTGTAAGCATTGCTACGCCGAGGTGATGGCGCGCCGTCTTCACGCCATGGGTGCTGCCGGCTACGAGAACGGATTCAAGCTCGCCCTCCACCCCGAGCGCCTCGCCCAGCCTCTCGCCCGTCGTAAGCCGACGGTCTATTTCGTCAATTCGATGAGCGACCTATTCCACCGTGACATCCCGGACACCTTCCTGGATGACGTGTTCGCGGTAATCGGCCGGACCCCTCAACACACCTATCAAATCCTGACCAAGCGAGCGGAGCGGTTGACAGAGTATTTCGCGTCCCGTCGTTGCCCGCCGAACGTCTGGCTGGGCGTGTCGGTGGAGGACCGGGAGTATGGCGTGCCACGGATCGACTACCTGCGCCGGGTCGAAGCACAGGTCCGCTTCCTGTCCATCGAACCGCTGCTGGAAGACCTGGGGGCATTCGACCTCTCCGGCATTCACTGGGTGATTGTTGGAGGTGAGTCGGGCCACAAGGCACGCCCTATGGAGGAAGTCTGGGTCGAGAACATCAAGCGCCAAGCCGATAGCGCCAGCGTCGCCTTTTTCTTTAAGCAATGGGGCGGCTGGGGCGCCGACGGCGTCAAGCGCCACAAGAAAGCGAATGGGCGGGTATTCAAGGGGCGGACGTGGAACGCCTATCCGGAGATCAATACTGCGTATTGA
- a CDS encoding three-Cys-motif partner protein TcmP has translation MGALINGDDGLPAEEVGTWAKEKHDRLRRYLDISRAARNKFLTGAARSATFIDLFCGPGRAQVKETGEWIDGSAVAAWKISQNGGAPFSDIYVADIDDDRRKATVERLNRLKAPVRELSGSAADAAAELAGVINRYGLHFAFIDPFSLGALDFRIIQSLATLKRIDMLIHVSAMDLQRNLGINLGQDGSAFDSFAPGWREKVDLARPQQAIRQQVVEYWRDLVAGLGKKPSTRMELITGNTGQRLYWLLLAAENELAHKFWSVATDNGQRSLF, from the coding sequence ATGGGGGCGCTGATCAATGGAGATGATGGGCTGCCTGCTGAGGAGGTTGGCACCTGGGCGAAGGAGAAGCACGATCGGCTGCGCCGCTATCTCGATATCTCCCGCGCGGCCCGCAACAAATTCCTCACGGGTGCCGCGAGGTCGGCGACGTTCATCGACCTCTTCTGCGGGCCTGGGCGGGCACAAGTGAAGGAAACCGGGGAATGGATCGACGGCAGCGCCGTCGCCGCCTGGAAGATCAGCCAGAATGGCGGGGCGCCGTTCTCCGACATTTACGTCGCCGATATCGACGACGACCGACGTAAGGCTACGGTCGAACGGCTCAACCGGCTGAAGGCCCCGGTCCGCGAACTCAGTGGGTCGGCGGCCGATGCCGCCGCCGAATTAGCCGGGGTCATCAATCGATACGGCCTCCATTTCGCCTTCATCGACCCCTTCAGCCTGGGGGCGCTGGATTTCAGGATTATCCAATCTCTCGCGACATTGAAACGAATCGACATGCTGATCCATGTGAGCGCAATGGACCTTCAGCGGAATCTCGGAATCAACCTTGGACAGGATGGTTCGGCCTTCGATAGCTTCGCGCCCGGATGGCGCGAGAAAGTGGACCTTGCCCGGCCGCAGCAAGCAATCCGACAGCAGGTGGTTGAATACTGGCGGGACTTGGTGGCTGGTCTCGGAAAAAAGCCATCGACCCGCATGGAACTGATCACCGGGAACACCGGACAGCGCCTGTACTGGCTTCTGCTCGCTGCGGAAAACGAACTGGCACACAAGTTCTGGAGCGTTGCCACGGACAATGGCCAGAGGTCGCTGTTCTGA